In a genomic window of Microbispora sp. ZYX-F-249:
- a CDS encoding RNA polymerase sigma factor yields MDDDEAVTRALAGDLDAYEVLVTRYSAVAHRTASLLGAADEAEDVVQEAFVKAFRHLKGFRRGSSFRPWLLRIVANETHDLTRSRGRRSDLALRLGREREPYGPEDPQSAAVDADGRSRLLEAVRALPHGEREAVVCRYFLQLSEAETAEVLGVRLGTVKSRTFRALRRLREEVGRE; encoded by the coding sequence ATGGACGACGACGAGGCAGTGACCCGTGCCCTGGCCGGTGACCTTGACGCCTACGAGGTGCTGGTCACCCGGTACAGCGCGGTCGCCCACCGTACGGCGAGCCTGCTGGGCGCGGCCGACGAGGCGGAGGACGTCGTCCAGGAGGCGTTCGTCAAGGCGTTCCGCCACCTGAAGGGCTTCCGCCGGGGCTCGTCCTTCCGCCCCTGGCTGCTGCGCATCGTGGCCAACGAGACCCACGACCTCACCCGGTCGCGCGGCCGCCGCTCCGACCTCGCCCTGCGGCTCGGCCGCGAGCGGGAGCCGTACGGACCGGAGGACCCGCAGAGCGCGGCCGTGGACGCGGACGGCAGGTCCCGCCTGCTGGAGGCGGTACGCGCGCTGCCCCACGGGGAACGCGAAGCCGTGGTCTGCCGGTATTTCCTGCAGTTGTCGGAGGCGGAGACGGCCGAGGTCCTCGGCGTACGGCTCGGCACGGTGAAGTCGCGGACGTTCCGGGCCCTGCGGCGCCTGCGGGAGGAGGTGGGCCGTGAGTGA
- a CDS encoding class I SAM-dependent methyltransferase, with the protein MSGYDRVVQPAAGDEALENHLGGDEAKNYRQYEFDMVAPHVGRSLLEIGSGLGHFAEQFLPRLDRLVVSDFDPYCVEQLRKRFEDRDDVSVLQFGLPTDIPLAEPVDTVVMMNVLEHIEEDVEALRSLARVTAPGGRIVIWVPGYMQLYGDFDRKVGHVTRYTPATLRKTVTAAGLDVQVLKPINFLGGIAWWAAVRRGGVGYPDPRLVKIYDRTVVPMTRLIERFVRPPFGQTVFCVARVPK; encoded by the coding sequence ATGTCTGGGTATGACCGAGTAGTCCAGCCGGCGGCCGGGGACGAGGCTCTGGAGAACCACCTCGGCGGCGACGAGGCCAAGAACTACCGGCAGTACGAGTTCGACATGGTCGCGCCGCACGTCGGGCGGTCGCTGCTGGAGATCGGCTCGGGTCTCGGGCACTTCGCCGAGCAGTTCCTGCCGCGCCTGGACAGGCTCGTGGTGAGCGACTTCGATCCCTACTGCGTCGAGCAACTGCGCAAGAGGTTCGAGGACCGCGACGACGTGTCGGTGCTCCAGTTCGGCCTGCCGACCGACATCCCGCTGGCCGAGCCGGTCGACACCGTCGTCATGATGAACGTCCTGGAGCACATCGAGGAGGACGTCGAGGCGCTGCGCTCGCTGGCCAGGGTGACCGCCCCCGGCGGCCGGATCGTCATCTGGGTGCCCGGCTACATGCAGCTCTACGGGGACTTCGACCGCAAGGTGGGGCACGTCACCCGCTACACCCCCGCCACGCTGCGCAAGACGGTCACCGCGGCCGGCCTCGACGTACAGGTGCTCAAGCCGATCAACTTCCTCGGCGGCATCGCCTGGTGGGCGGCCGTGCGGCGGGGCGGCGTGGGCTACCCCGACCCCCGGCTCGTGAAGATCTACGACCGGACCGTCGTGCCGATGACCCGGCTCATCGAGCGGTTCGTCCGCCCGCCGTTCGGCCAGACCGTGTTCTGCGTCGCCAGGGTCCCCAAGTAG
- a CDS encoding sensor histidine kinase has protein sequence MSLRTRLLAGLLGVSAVLLVVLSFVSVVVLRGHLRTRLEGQVVAATVTAARRVVVGDPLAQALTGSTYAVAAYDLTEGRARLVSGDAADAAAVPDLAERLGKDNLLAYAAQGRTFDLDPSGGHDLIAAAAMSPSGLRLVVVAVPLDAVDDPVRHLLISELATGGALILLLAAGGRLLIAGGLAPLGKMARTAHLVAERGDLSARMPEGPSEVGRLGAAINLMLDRIAGAFRDRQASEDRVRRFAADASHELRTPLSTISGYAELYRAGAIPPEDLPKIMGRIEAEADRMGRLVGEMLELARLDRGAALALSETDLAEMAREVAADSAALDPAYPVTVEAPISLVATVDEARVRQVLVNLLGNVRAHTPEGTTATVRLVRAGDSVTIEVRDSGPGMSPEQAERAFDRFQRGEDHLSGGAGLGLSIVKAIVEAHGGRCRIDSSPGGGTAVHIGLPAVQEATGG, from the coding sequence ATGTCGCTCAGGACGCGCCTGCTCGCCGGGCTGCTCGGGGTGAGCGCGGTCCTGCTCGTCGTGCTCTCCTTCGTCAGCGTCGTCGTCCTGCGCGGGCACCTGCGTACGCGTCTGGAGGGGCAGGTGGTGGCGGCGACCGTCACCGCCGCACGCCGGGTGGTCGTGGGAGACCCGCTCGCGCAGGCGCTGACCGGCTCCACCTACGCCGTCGCCGCCTACGACCTCACGGAGGGCCGGGCCCGCCTGGTGAGCGGCGACGCCGCCGACGCCGCGGCCGTGCCGGATCTGGCCGAGAGGCTCGGCAAGGACAACCTGCTGGCGTACGCGGCGCAGGGCCGCACCTTCGACCTCGACCCGAGCGGCGGCCACGACCTGATCGCGGCCGCGGCGATGTCGCCGAGCGGCCTGCGGCTGGTGGTGGTCGCGGTGCCCCTGGACGCGGTCGACGATCCGGTGCGCCACCTTTTGATCAGCGAACTGGCGACCGGCGGGGCGCTGATCCTGCTGCTGGCTGCGGGCGGCCGGCTGCTGATCGCCGGCGGCCTGGCGCCCCTGGGCAAGATGGCGCGGACCGCGCATCTCGTGGCCGAGCGGGGCGACCTGTCGGCCCGGATGCCGGAGGGGCCGTCCGAGGTCGGCAGGCTCGGCGCGGCGATCAACCTCATGCTCGACCGCATCGCCGGCGCCTTCCGCGACCGCCAGGCGTCGGAGGACCGCGTGCGCCGGTTCGCCGCCGACGCCTCCCACGAGCTGCGCACTCCCCTGTCGACCATCTCGGGCTACGCGGAGCTCTACCGGGCCGGGGCGATCCCGCCCGAGGACCTGCCCAAGATCATGGGCCGGATCGAGGCCGAGGCCGACCGCATGGGCCGCCTGGTGGGCGAGATGCTGGAGCTCGCGCGCCTCGACCGGGGCGCCGCGCTCGCGCTGAGCGAGACCGACCTGGCCGAGATGGCCCGCGAGGTGGCCGCCGACTCGGCCGCCCTCGATCCCGCCTATCCCGTGACGGTGGAGGCCCCGATCTCCCTGGTCGCGACGGTGGACGAGGCCAGGGTCCGCCAGGTGCTCGTCAACCTGCTCGGCAACGTGCGGGCGCACACCCCCGAGGGCACGACGGCCACCGTACGGCTCGTGCGCGCCGGGGACTCGGTGACGATCGAGGTGCGCGACAGCGGCCCGGGGATGAGCCCGGAACAGGCGGAACGCGCCTTCGACCGGTTCCAGCGGGGGGAGGACCACCTGTCCGGCGGAGCGGGGCTCGGCCTGTCGATCGTGAAGGCCATCGTGGAGGCGCACGGCGGGCGGTGCCGGATCGACTCCTCTCCCGGCGGGGGAACCGCCGTACACATCGGGCTCCCTGCGGTGCAAGAGGCTACTGGCGGGTAG
- a CDS encoding alpha/beta fold hydrolase produces MELAHDRRGSGPPLVLLHGIGHHRHGWLPVLDLLAERHDVIAVDLPGHGDSPPLPYGTPYNVETLGRAVREFWTGLGLSRPHVAGNSLGGYIALDLASSADVRTAVALSPAGFWSRIEYAYARAVLRLLRLGVRADGLPALAAGTDEGKALAMGLLVARPGRLPGAAVRAAAEALRDCAGFEETLDSLAWVAPPAPPKVPVTIAWGERDRLLPRRQAVRAARWAGQRALLLRGCGHLPMSDDPELVARVILERCGDPR; encoded by the coding sequence ATGGAGCTCGCCCACGACCGCCGCGGCAGCGGGCCGCCGCTGGTCCTCCTCCACGGCATCGGCCACCACAGGCACGGCTGGCTGCCGGTTCTCGACCTGCTCGCCGAGCGGCACGACGTCATCGCGGTGGACCTGCCCGGTCACGGCGACTCCCCGCCGCTGCCGTACGGCACGCCGTACAACGTGGAGACGCTGGGACGGGCGGTGCGGGAGTTCTGGACCGGGCTCGGCCTGAGCCGGCCGCACGTCGCGGGCAACTCGCTGGGCGGCTACATCGCGCTCGACCTGGCGTCCTCCGCCGACGTCCGCACGGCCGTCGCGCTGTCTCCCGCAGGGTTCTGGTCCCGGATCGAGTACGCGTACGCACGGGCGGTGCTGCGCCTGCTGCGGCTGGGGGTGCGGGCGGACGGGCTGCCCGCGCTCGCGGCCGGCACGGACGAGGGCAAGGCGCTGGCCATGGGCCTGCTCGTGGCCCGTCCCGGGCGGTTGCCGGGTGCGGCCGTGCGTGCGGCGGCCGAGGCGCTGCGCGACTGCGCGGGGTTCGAGGAGACGCTGGACTCGCTGGCGTGGGTCGCGCCACCCGCGCCGCCCAAGGTGCCGGTCACGATCGCCTGGGGCGAGCGCGACCGGCTGCTGCCGCGCCGGCAGGCCGTACGGGCGGCCCGGTGGGCGGGACAGCGGGCGCTGCTGCTGCGGGGCTGCGGCCACCTGCCGATGAGCGACGACCCGGAACTGGTCGCCCGGGTGATCCTCGAACGCTGTGGCGATCCCCGCTGA
- a CDS encoding acyl-CoA dehydrogenase family protein, protein MRRDLFDEEHDLFRETVREFMAREVVPHHAQWEKDGIVPREVWKKAGELGMFGFSVPEEYGGSGITDFRYNVVIVEEIIRVGASGLGFGLHNDIMAPYLVDLTDDEQKQRWLPGFASGELITAIGMTEPGAGSDLQGIRTTAVREGDHYVVNGQKTFITNGINSDLVVVVTKTDPSAGARGTSLLVVERGMEGFTRGRNLEKVGMHAQDTAELFFENVRVPVANLLGEEEGQGFFQLMNNLPQERLSIAVAAVAAAETVLEQTIEYCRNRTAFGRSIGKFQNTRFLLAELATEVEIARHYVDKCVRALNAKELTAVDAAKAKWWTTELQNKVVDRCVQLHGGYGYMLEYPVAKAWLDSRVQTIYGGTTEIMKEIIGRSFGF, encoded by the coding sequence ATGCGGCGAGACCTCTTCGACGAGGAGCACGACCTCTTCCGCGAGACCGTCCGTGAGTTCATGGCCCGCGAGGTCGTCCCCCACCACGCGCAGTGGGAGAAGGACGGCATCGTCCCCCGCGAGGTGTGGAAGAAGGCGGGCGAGCTGGGCATGTTCGGCTTCTCCGTCCCCGAGGAGTACGGCGGCTCGGGGATCACCGACTTCCGCTACAACGTCGTGATCGTCGAGGAGATCATCCGCGTCGGCGCCAGCGGCCTCGGATTCGGCCTCCACAACGACATCATGGCGCCGTACCTGGTCGACCTGACCGACGACGAGCAGAAGCAGCGCTGGCTGCCCGGCTTCGCGTCCGGCGAGCTGATCACGGCCATCGGCATGACCGAGCCGGGAGCCGGCAGCGACCTGCAGGGCATCCGCACCACCGCCGTCCGCGAGGGCGACCACTACGTGGTGAACGGGCAGAAGACCTTCATCACCAACGGCATCAACTCCGACCTCGTCGTGGTCGTGACCAAGACCGATCCTTCGGCGGGCGCGCGCGGCACCTCGCTGCTGGTCGTGGAGCGCGGCATGGAGGGCTTCACCCGCGGCCGGAACCTGGAGAAGGTCGGCATGCACGCGCAGGACACCGCCGAGCTGTTCTTCGAGAACGTCCGGGTGCCGGTGGCCAACCTCCTGGGCGAGGAGGAGGGCCAGGGCTTCTTCCAGCTCATGAACAACCTGCCGCAGGAGCGGCTGTCGATCGCGGTGGCGGCCGTGGCCGCCGCGGAGACGGTGCTGGAGCAGACGATCGAGTACTGCCGCAACCGCACGGCCTTCGGCCGCAGCATCGGCAAGTTCCAGAACACCCGGTTCCTGCTGGCCGAACTCGCCACCGAGGTGGAGATCGCCCGCCACTACGTGGACAAGTGCGTGCGCGCGCTCAACGCCAAGGAGCTGACGGCGGTGGACGCGGCCAAGGCCAAGTGGTGGACGACGGAGCTGCAGAACAAGGTCGTCGACCGGTGCGTCCAGCTCCACGGCGGCTACGGCTACATGCTGGAGTATCCGGTCGCGAAGGCCTGGCTCGACAGTCGCGTGCAGACGATCTACGGCGGCACGACCGAGATCATGAAGGAGATCATCGGCCGGTCGTTCGGCTTCTGA
- a CDS encoding acyl-CoA dehydrogenase family protein has product MTTDYAKAREVAEQARETEWTRPSFGRQLFLGNFRLDLVHPAPRLTEEEIKKGDDFLRALRGFLQEKVDPALIERTAVIPDEVIKGLAAIGAFGMTIEEEYGGLGLSHLYYCRALELVTSCSPALSALLSAHQSIGVPQPLRLFGTPEQKRRFLPRCARGEISAFLLTEPDVGSDPARLSTIAVRDGDAYVINGVKLWTTNGVVADLLVVMARTGAKISAFVVEADSPGITVEHRNQFMGLRGIENGVTRFHQVRVPVENLIGREGQGLKIALTTLNTGRLSLPATCVGAAKWATKIAREWGRERVQWGRPVGQHEAVARKVAFIAATTYALESVVDLAGRMADDERNDIRIEAALAKLYGSEMAWRLMDELVQMRGGRGYETAESLHARGERGVPVEQMLRDMRINRIFEGSTEIMHLLIAREAVDAHLSVAGELVDPQAGLRAKGRAATRAGAFYARWLPSLVTGPGQVPTSYAEFGPLAQHLRYVERTSRKLARSTFYGMSRWQARLEHKQGFLSRIVDIGAELFAITAVCVRAQEESAEFGRKPYELADTFCHQARQRAEALFDRLWDNTDARDVRLARRVLDGRYTFLEEGIVDPSMEGPWIAPQRTGPSMFEDVHRHIG; this is encoded by the coding sequence ATGACGACCGATTACGCCAAGGCCAGGGAGGTTGCCGAGCAGGCGCGCGAGACGGAATGGACCCGCCCGAGCTTCGGCAGGCAGCTCTTCCTCGGGAACTTCCGGTTGGACCTCGTGCATCCCGCACCCCGCCTGACCGAAGAAGAGATCAAGAAGGGGGACGACTTCCTGCGCGCCCTGCGGGGGTTCCTGCAGGAGAAGGTCGACCCCGCGCTCATCGAGCGCACCGCCGTGATCCCCGACGAAGTGATCAAGGGCCTTGCGGCGATCGGCGCGTTCGGCATGACCATCGAGGAGGAGTACGGCGGGCTGGGCCTGAGCCACCTGTACTACTGCCGCGCACTGGAACTCGTGACGTCGTGCTCCCCCGCGCTCAGCGCGCTGCTGTCGGCCCACCAGTCCATCGGGGTCCCGCAGCCGCTGCGGCTGTTCGGCACCCCCGAGCAGAAGCGCCGGTTCCTGCCCCGCTGCGCCCGTGGCGAGATCTCGGCGTTCCTGCTGACCGAGCCGGACGTCGGGTCCGACCCCGCCCGGCTGTCGACGATCGCCGTACGCGACGGCGACGCGTACGTCATCAACGGCGTCAAGCTGTGGACGACCAACGGCGTGGTGGCCGACCTGCTGGTCGTGATGGCCAGGACCGGTGCGAAAATCTCGGCCTTCGTGGTCGAGGCCGACTCTCCCGGCATCACCGTCGAGCACCGCAATCAGTTCATGGGCCTGCGCGGGATCGAGAACGGCGTCACCCGCTTCCACCAGGTGCGCGTGCCGGTGGAGAACCTGATCGGCCGCGAGGGCCAGGGCCTGAAGATCGCCTTGACCACGCTCAACACCGGGCGTCTCTCACTGCCCGCCACCTGCGTCGGCGCGGCGAAGTGGGCGACGAAGATCGCCCGTGAGTGGGGGCGCGAGCGGGTCCAGTGGGGCCGGCCGGTCGGCCAGCACGAGGCCGTGGCCCGCAAGGTCGCCTTCATCGCCGCCACCACGTACGCGCTGGAGTCGGTGGTGGACCTCGCCGGCCGGATGGCCGACGACGAGCGCAACGACATCCGCATCGAGGCCGCGCTGGCCAAGTTGTACGGCTCGGAGATGGCCTGGCGGCTGATGGACGAGCTCGTGCAGATGAGAGGCGGGCGCGGTTACGAGACCGCCGAGTCGCTGCACGCCCGCGGCGAGCGCGGCGTGCCGGTCGAGCAGATGCTGCGCGACATGCGGATCAACCGCATCTTCGAGGGCTCGACCGAGATCATGCACCTGCTCATCGCCCGCGAGGCGGTGGACGCGCATCTGTCGGTCGCGGGCGAGCTCGTCGATCCGCAGGCCGGCCTGCGGGCCAAGGGGCGGGCGGCCACCCGGGCCGGTGCCTTCTACGCCAGGTGGCTGCCGAGCCTGGTGACCGGGCCCGGCCAGGTGCCCACGTCGTACGCCGAGTTCGGCCCGCTGGCCCAGCATCTGCGGTACGTCGAGCGGACCAGCCGCAAGCTCGCCAGGTCGACGTTCTACGGCATGTCCCGCTGGCAGGCGCGGCTGGAGCACAAGCAGGGGTTCCTGTCACGGATCGTCGACATCGGCGCCGAACTGTTCGCCATCACCGCGGTCTGCGTGCGCGCCCAGGAGGAGTCGGCCGAGTTCGGGCGCAAGCCGTACGAGCTCGCGGACACCTTCTGTCACCAGGCCAGGCAGCGGGCCGAGGCGCTGTTCGACCGGCTGTGGGACAACACCGACGCCCGCGACGTGCGGCTGGCCCGCCGGGTGCTCGACGGGCGGTACACGTTCCTGGAGGAGGGCATCGTCGACCCGTCGATGGAGGGCCCGTGGATCGCCCCGCAGCGCACCGGGCCGTCGATGTTCGAGGACGTCCACCGGCACATCGGCTGA
- a CDS encoding class F sortase gives MNGTPDGGSAPVPDGTAGDAGKARKPLPQPVLATLLVAGSFGGIAAVMAGVLVALSPSEPQETGPIPGQVHVRDAGSVALLPPTVGPGGPGVPLTAADPTAPPPLPAIKPIAPLTFTSAASSSSTPLSSSSSSATKTTTTKKAAGRPLKISIPAIGVKATVGSVGVDKAGVIQTPPLSKPNLTGWYRLGPAPGDQGPAVILGHVNTRKGAAVFSRLRELKRGNKIAVMRADGKMAVFTVDGIEQVSKSTFPTKRVYGNTITSSLRLITCGGVYNAKQHHYTDNIIVYATLTQTKGK, from the coding sequence ATGAACGGAACTCCCGACGGCGGCTCCGCTCCCGTCCCGGACGGGACGGCGGGCGACGCCGGGAAAGCGCGTAAGCCGCTGCCCCAGCCGGTCCTCGCGACTCTGCTCGTGGCCGGGTCGTTCGGCGGCATCGCGGCCGTGATGGCCGGCGTGCTCGTCGCGCTCAGCCCCTCTGAGCCGCAGGAGACCGGACCGATCCCGGGGCAGGTGCACGTCCGGGACGCGGGCAGTGTGGCCTTGCTGCCGCCGACCGTGGGCCCGGGCGGGCCGGGCGTGCCGCTGACGGCGGCGGACCCCACCGCGCCGCCGCCGCTTCCCGCGATCAAGCCGATCGCCCCGCTGACCTTCACGAGCGCCGCCTCGTCGTCCTCGACGCCGCTGTCGTCCTCGTCGTCGTCCGCCACGAAGACGACGACGACCAAGAAGGCCGCCGGCAGGCCGCTCAAGATCAGCATTCCGGCGATCGGCGTGAAGGCCACCGTCGGGTCGGTGGGTGTGGACAAGGCCGGCGTCATCCAGACGCCTCCGCTCAGCAAGCCGAACCTCACCGGCTGGTACCGCCTCGGGCCGGCCCCCGGCGACCAGGGCCCGGCGGTCATCCTCGGGCACGTGAACACCCGCAAGGGCGCCGCCGTCTTCAGCCGGCTGCGCGAACTCAAGCGCGGCAACAAGATCGCCGTCATGCGTGCGGACGGCAAGATGGCGGTCTTCACAGTGGACGGGATCGAGCAGGTCAGCAAGTCGACGTTCCCGACCAAGCGGGTCTACGGCAACACGATCACGTCCTCGCTGCGGCTGATCACCTGCGGCGGTGTCTACAACGCCAAGCAGCACCACTACACCGACAACATCATCGTCTACGCGACGCTGACGCAGACCAAGGGCAAGTGA
- a CDS encoding class F sortase, translating to MTTPPPGQYPPGQPYGMPPGPGGQGYPQPVYGQPVFQPVMLPQMQPAQPAPPPPEEKPPGDGAQAIRRLLITAAVVGLVVVIVGVVIMVNNPDQYAAPSRQTLKLAAPQNGLAPSVGPGGGQPLTQAVADAPPPVPNIPAVPAMQPSTPKRLVIPKLGVNAPIKSVGLDRAGAIQTPPIGNPNLVGWYRGGPTAGEAGPAVMLGHKDTNTRSAVFTRLHELAYGDKIEVYRLDGTVAIFTVGGIEQANKQTFPTSRVYGHADNAELRLITCGGSYNRSTGHYVDNVIVYATMTGTRLAKSKS from the coding sequence ATGACCACCCCGCCTCCTGGACAGTACCCGCCGGGCCAGCCGTACGGCATGCCTCCCGGGCCGGGCGGGCAGGGCTACCCGCAGCCGGTTTACGGCCAGCCGGTCTTCCAGCCGGTCATGCTGCCCCAGATGCAGCCCGCGCAGCCGGCGCCCCCGCCGCCCGAGGAGAAGCCGCCCGGCGACGGCGCGCAGGCCATCCGGCGGTTGCTGATCACGGCGGCCGTCGTGGGCCTGGTCGTCGTGATCGTGGGTGTCGTGATCATGGTGAACAACCCCGACCAGTACGCCGCGCCGTCCCGGCAGACGCTGAAGCTCGCGGCCCCGCAGAACGGGCTCGCGCCCTCTGTGGGGCCGGGCGGCGGGCAACCGCTGACGCAGGCGGTCGCCGACGCGCCGCCGCCGGTCCCGAACATCCCGGCGGTTCCGGCGATGCAGCCGTCCACGCCCAAGCGCCTGGTCATCCCCAAGCTCGGCGTGAACGCGCCGATCAAGTCGGTCGGTCTGGACCGCGCCGGCGCGATCCAGACGCCCCCGATCGGCAACCCGAACCTGGTCGGCTGGTATCGCGGCGGCCCGACGGCGGGTGAGGCGGGCCCGGCCGTCATGCTCGGCCACAAGGACACCAACACGCGCAGCGCCGTCTTCACCCGCCTGCACGAGCTGGCGTACGGCGACAAGATCGAGGTGTACCGCCTCGACGGAACCGTGGCCATCTTCACCGTGGGCGGCATCGAGCAGGCGAACAAGCAGACGTTCCCCACCAGCCGGGTGTACGGCCACGCCGACAACGCCGAGCTCAGGCTGATCACCTGCGGTGGCAGCTACAACCGGTCGACCGGTCACTATGTCGACAACGTCATCGTCTACGCCACGATGACCGGCACGCGGCTGGCGAAGTCGAAGTCCTGA
- a CDS encoding acetyl-CoA C-acetyltransferase, producing the protein MAEAYIVGAVRSPVGKKKGGLSTVHPVDLAAHTLSALVERTGVDPAAVDDVIMGCVMQFGPQSMDIARNAWLSAGLPETVAGVTIDRQCGSSQQAIHFAAQGVLSGTQDLVVAAGVESMSIVPMGSSITAALEKGMPFPFGDKWVERYGKQEISQFRGAELMCEKWGFSRQDLEVFAYESHQRAAKAIANGHFKEQIAPVNGVSDDEGPRPDTTLEKMAELKTLREGGRITAATSSQISDGSGALLIASEQAVRDHGLTPRARIVTLTLVGDDPVYMLTAPIPATRKALAKAGLSIEDIDVIEINEAFAPVPLAWLKELGADPARTNPNGGAIALGHPLGGTGAILMTKLLHELERTGGRYGLQTMCEGGGQANVTIIERL; encoded by the coding sequence GTGGCAGAGGCGTACATCGTCGGGGCGGTCCGCTCGCCGGTCGGCAAGAAGAAGGGCGGGCTCTCCACGGTCCACCCGGTCGACCTGGCCGCCCACACTCTCTCCGCGCTCGTGGAGCGCACCGGCGTCGACCCCGCCGCCGTGGACGACGTGATCATGGGCTGCGTGATGCAGTTCGGCCCGCAGTCCATGGACATCGCGCGCAACGCGTGGCTCAGCGCGGGCCTCCCGGAGACCGTGGCCGGAGTCACCATCGACCGGCAGTGCGGCTCGTCGCAGCAGGCGATCCACTTCGCCGCGCAGGGAGTGCTGTCGGGCACGCAGGACCTCGTCGTGGCGGCCGGCGTCGAGTCGATGTCCATCGTCCCGATGGGATCGAGCATCACGGCGGCGCTGGAGAAGGGCATGCCGTTCCCGTTCGGCGACAAGTGGGTCGAGCGGTACGGCAAGCAGGAGATCTCCCAGTTCCGCGGTGCGGAGCTGATGTGTGAGAAGTGGGGCTTCAGCCGGCAGGACCTGGAGGTCTTCGCCTACGAGAGCCACCAGCGGGCCGCGAAGGCGATCGCCAACGGCCACTTCAAGGAGCAGATCGCCCCCGTCAACGGCGTGAGCGACGACGAGGGCCCGCGGCCCGACACCACGCTCGAGAAGATGGCCGAGCTCAAGACCCTGCGTGAGGGCGGCCGGATCACCGCGGCCACCTCCTCGCAGATCTCCGACGGCTCCGGCGCGCTGCTCATCGCCTCGGAGCAGGCGGTGCGCGACCACGGCCTGACCCCGCGCGCCCGGATCGTCACGCTGACGCTGGTCGGCGACGATCCCGTCTACATGCTGACGGCGCCGATCCCGGCCACCCGGAAGGCACTGGCCAAGGCCGGGCTCTCGATCGAGGACATCGACGTCATCGAGATCAACGAGGCGTTCGCCCCGGTTCCGCTGGCCTGGCTCAAGGAGCTCGGGGCCGACCCGGCCCGGACCAACCCCAACGGCGGTGCGATCGCGCTGGGGCACCCGCTGGGCGGCACCGGCGCGATCCTCATGACCAAGCTGCTGCACGAGCTGGAGCGCACCGGCGGGCGGTACGGCCTGCAGACGATGTGCGAGGGCGGCGGCCAGGCCAACGTCACGATCATCGAGCGCCTCTGA
- a CDS encoding response regulator transcription factor gives MSETRILVVEDEPNIRDIVEVALRFHGFRVTAVGSGAAALGEVMKDQPDLVVLDVMLPDIDGFEVCRRIRAGGVHPPVIFLTARDAVADTVRGLTLGGDDYVTKPFSVEALVARIRAVLRRTSVPEAAERAHGPILRVADLELDEARWEVRRGGVPVDLSPTEFRLLAFLMANAGLVLTKRRLLEEVWGYGGSSQVLETYISYLRRKLDPLGPPLIHTQRGIGYALRPPQDM, from the coding sequence ATGAGTGAAACCAGGATCCTCGTCGTCGAGGACGAGCCGAACATCCGGGACATCGTGGAAGTCGCCCTCAGATTCCACGGCTTCCGGGTGACGGCCGTGGGCTCCGGGGCCGCGGCGCTCGGCGAGGTCATGAAGGACCAGCCCGACCTGGTCGTCCTCGACGTCATGCTCCCCGACATCGACGGCTTCGAGGTGTGCCGGCGGATCCGGGCCGGCGGCGTGCATCCTCCTGTGATCTTCCTCACCGCCCGCGACGCGGTCGCCGACACCGTACGCGGGCTGACCCTCGGTGGCGACGACTACGTCACCAAGCCCTTCTCGGTCGAGGCGCTGGTCGCGCGGATCCGCGCCGTGCTGCGCCGTACGAGCGTGCCGGAGGCGGCCGAGCGGGCGCACGGGCCGATCCTCCGGGTCGCGGACCTGGAGCTCGACGAGGCGCGCTGGGAGGTGCGGCGCGGCGGCGTCCCGGTGGACCTGTCGCCGACCGAGTTCCGCCTGCTGGCCTTTCTGATGGCGAACGCCGGTCTGGTGCTCACCAAGCGGCGCCTGCTCGAGGAGGTCTGGGGCTACGGCGGCAGCTCCCAGGTGCTGGAGACCTACATCTCCTACCTGCGCCGCAAGCTCGACCCGCTCGGTCCGCCGCTGATCCACACCCAGCGCGGCATCGGATACGCGCTCCGCCCGCCGCAGGACATGTGA